The following coding sequences are from one Tolumonas lignilytica window:
- a CDS encoding RnfABCDGE type electron transport complex subunit D: MTLMAPHAHEGLTIQRVMFKVNLALAPAAILGILQFGMPSLFLMLSCILSCWICEAIAFRLNPQAGGELIDGACLLTALILAMSLPPHAPLWLGALGGMIAILFGKHVYGGLGQNPFNPAMLARVVLLIAFPVEMTHWIEPSAFYDGHFYKMGIDGVSGATTLGYFKESHHQSFNWMQHLLGTSKGSMGETSAILLLLGGLWLLQQKVFTWHAPLATLAGCLIPGSLHWLIAPASIAAPLAQLTSGGLLLGAFFIVTDPVTTPSSSKGKLVYGLLTGFLIYIIRSFGNFPEGVAFAVLLTNAATPLIDNFTRPKAYGYQMKKEGQS; the protein is encoded by the coding sequence ATGACATTAATGGCCCCGCACGCACACGAGGGTCTGACGATCCAACGTGTTATGTTCAAGGTAAATCTGGCACTCGCGCCTGCTGCTATTCTGGGCATATTGCAGTTTGGCATGCCATCCTTGTTTCTGATGTTAAGCTGCATCTTGAGTTGCTGGATTTGTGAAGCTATTGCTTTCAGATTAAATCCCCAGGCCGGCGGCGAGCTGATCGATGGAGCTTGTCTGCTAACTGCACTGATCCTTGCGATGAGTCTGCCACCGCATGCCCCGCTCTGGCTCGGCGCACTGGGCGGGATGATTGCTATTCTGTTCGGCAAGCACGTCTATGGTGGTCTTGGGCAAAACCCGTTTAATCCGGCAATGCTGGCGCGCGTGGTGCTCTTGATTGCGTTTCCGGTCGAGATGACGCATTGGATTGAACCAAGCGCCTTTTACGACGGTCATTTTTATAAAATGGGGATCGATGGCGTTTCCGGTGCTACCACACTCGGCTATTTCAAAGAGAGCCATCACCAGAGTTTTAACTGGATGCAGCATCTGCTGGGTACCAGCAAGGGCAGCATGGGTGAAACTTCTGCCATCCTGCTGCTGTTAGGTGGTTTGTGGCTGTTGCAGCAAAAAGTCTTTACCTGGCATGCACCACTGGCAACACTGGCTGGCTGTCTGATCCCCGGATCGCTGCATTGGCTGATTGCCCCGGCTTCAATTGCCGCACCACTGGCACAACTAACCAGCGGTGGCCTACTGCTCGGTGCATTTTTCATTGTCACCGATCCGGTCACTACACCAAGCAGCAGCAAAGGTAAGTTGGTGTATGGCCTGCTAACCGGTTTTCTAATCTACATCATCCGCAGTTTCGGTAATTTCCCCGAAGGCGTGGCCTTTGCCGTGTTACTGACTAACGCAGCAACTCCGCTTATCGATAACTTTACTCGTCCGAAAGCCTACGGCTATCAAATGAAGAAGGAGGGCCAGTCATGA
- the pntB gene encoding Re/Si-specific NAD(P)(+) transhydrogenase subunit beta, whose amino-acid sequence MSQGLVTASYIVAAVLFIASLAGLSKQETAKYGNLFGMTGMAIALIATIASPSVHGVIFILVAMVIGGTIGARLALKVEMTQMPELVAILHSFVGLAAVLVGYNSFIELLPANAAQQLVLPLNGSPAEIMAAAQAAINQLAQQTTNGPSHLSGAMLNIHLTEIFLGVFIGAVTFTGSIVAFGKLRGIISSKPLNIPHKHKLNLLAAMVSFALMLFFIHVNGSTFAILLMTLIALAFGWHLVASIGGADMPVVVSMLNSYSGWAAAAAGFMLSNDLLIVTGALVGSSGAILSYIMCKAMNRSFISVIAGGFGTDGSSSSSSSEEVGEYREMSPEDVADLLKNSSSVIITPGYGMAVAQAQYPVAEITQKLREKGIEVRFGIHPVAGRLPGHMNVLLAEAKVPYDIVLEMDEINEDFPQTDTVLVIGANDTVNPAAMEDPGSPIAGMPVLEVWKAQNVVVFKRSMNTGYAGVQNPLFFKENSHMCFGDAKATVEAILKAL is encoded by the coding sequence ATGTCTCAAGGTTTAGTTACTGCATCCTACATTGTGGCGGCAGTTCTGTTTATTGCCAGTCTCGCCGGGTTGTCAAAACAGGAGACCGCCAAATACGGTAACCTGTTTGGTATGACTGGGATGGCGATTGCGCTGATTGCAACCATCGCCAGCCCAAGCGTACATGGTGTGATTTTTATTCTGGTAGCGATGGTTATCGGGGGAACGATTGGTGCTCGTCTGGCACTGAAGGTCGAGATGACCCAGATGCCAGAGCTGGTTGCTATTCTGCACAGCTTCGTGGGCTTGGCGGCGGTTCTGGTGGGCTATAACAGCTTCATCGAACTGTTGCCTGCCAATGCGGCACAACAACTGGTGCTGCCACTGAACGGTTCACCGGCAGAAATCATGGCCGCCGCTCAGGCTGCCATCAATCAGCTGGCACAGCAAACCACTAATGGCCCGAGCCATCTGAGCGGCGCCATGCTGAACATCCACCTGACTGAAATCTTCTTAGGGGTGTTCATCGGTGCGGTGACCTTCACGGGTTCTATCGTGGCGTTCGGTAAACTGCGTGGCATCATCAGCTCCAAACCGCTGAACATTCCGCACAAGCACAAGCTGAATCTGCTGGCGGCCATGGTTTCTTTCGCGCTGATGCTGTTCTTCATCCATGTGAATGGTTCTACCTTCGCCATCCTTCTGATGACGCTGATTGCGCTGGCGTTTGGCTGGCATCTGGTGGCCTCTATCGGTGGTGCAGATATGCCGGTGGTAGTTTCCATGCTGAACTCCTACTCTGGCTGGGCAGCCGCTGCGGCGGGCTTCATGCTCTCTAACGACCTGCTGATTGTGACCGGTGCACTGGTCGGCTCTTCAGGTGCCATCCTGTCTTACATCATGTGTAAGGCGATGAACCGTTCGTTCATCTCCGTTATCGCCGGTGGTTTCGGTACCGACGGCTCTTCTTCCTCTTCATCTTCTGAAGAAGTGGGCGAATACCGTGAAATGTCACCGGAAGATGTGGCGGATCTGCTGAAGAACTCCAGCTCCGTGATCATCACCCCGGGCTATGGCATGGCGGTGGCCCAAGCGCAATATCCGGTGGCAGAAATCACGCAGAAACTGCGCGAGAAGGGGATCGAAGTTCGCTTCGGTATTCACCCAGTGGCAGGTCGTCTGCCAGGCCACATGAACGTGCTGTTGGCGGAAGCGAAAGTGCCTTACGACATCGTGCTGGAAATGGACGAAATCAACGAAGACTTCCCACAAACCGACACCGTGCTGGTTATTGGTGCGAATGACACCGTGAACCCGGCGGCGATGGAAGATCCGGGCAGCCCGATTGCCGGCATGCCGGTGCTGGAAGTCTGGAAAGCGCAGAATGTGGTGGTGTTCAAACGTTCAATGAATACCGGTTACGCTGGTGTGCAGAACCCGCTGTTCTTCAAAGAAAACTCACACATGTGCTTCGGCGATGCGAAAGCCACGGTGGAAGCGATCCTGAAGGCGCTGTAA
- a CDS encoding Re/Si-specific NAD(P)(+) transhydrogenase subunit alpha, giving the protein MLIGIPRESLAGETRVAATPNTVEQLKKLGFDVVVESGAGALASFDDAVYLAAGATMAKAADIWQSDIIYKVNAPSDAEIALIKEGATLVSFLWPAQNPELVAKLSTKKINVLAMDMVPRISRAQSLDALSSMANIGGYRAVVEAAHAFGRFFTGQITAAGKVPPAKVLVIGAGVAGLAAIGAAGSLGAIVRAFDTRLEVAEQIESMGGEFLKLDFGGEDGSSSDGYAKVMSDEFIKAEMALFAEQAKDVDIIITTALIPGKPAPKLITKEMVDSMKAGSVIVDLAAATGGNCEYTVPGELSVTASGVKVIGYTDLPGRLPTQSSQLYATNLVNLSKLLCKEKDGNINLDFDDVVLRNMTVVHQGEVTFPPPAISVSAAPKQEAAKPAAKKAEEKKPSKLKYWLGALGLVLFGMAGHAAPPEFLSHFTVFVLACVVGYYVVWNVTHSLHTPLMSVTNAISGIIVVGALLQIGSDSGLVKGLAFFAVLIATINIVGGFTVTQRMLKMFRKG; this is encoded by the coding sequence ATGTTAATTGGAATACCGAGAGAAAGCCTTGCCGGTGAGACACGGGTTGCCGCAACCCCGAACACCGTTGAGCAACTAAAAAAACTCGGCTTCGACGTGGTTGTCGAGTCTGGCGCTGGCGCTCTGGCCAGCTTTGATGATGCCGTTTATCTGGCCGCGGGCGCCACAATGGCAAAAGCGGCCGACATTTGGCAATCCGATATCATTTACAAGGTCAATGCGCCGTCTGATGCCGAAATCGCTTTGATCAAAGAAGGGGCGACCCTGGTCAGCTTCCTGTGGCCGGCGCAAAATCCTGAGCTAGTGGCCAAACTGTCCACCAAAAAAATCAATGTGCTGGCCATGGATATGGTGCCACGTATTTCCCGTGCTCAGTCACTGGATGCGCTCTCCTCCATGGCCAACATCGGTGGTTACCGCGCTGTCGTGGAAGCGGCTCACGCCTTTGGTCGCTTCTTCACCGGTCAAATCACAGCCGCGGGTAAAGTGCCGCCGGCGAAAGTACTGGTTATCGGTGCCGGGGTGGCTGGTCTCGCCGCGATTGGTGCCGCCGGTTCGCTGGGCGCGATTGTGCGTGCGTTTGATACCCGTCTGGAAGTGGCTGAACAAATCGAGTCCATGGGTGGCGAGTTCCTGAAACTCGACTTCGGTGGCGAAGACGGTTCTTCTTCTGACGGTTACGCCAAAGTCATGTCCGATGAATTCATCAAAGCGGAAATGGCGTTATTTGCCGAGCAGGCCAAAGACGTGGATATCATCATTACCACGGCCCTCATTCCGGGCAAACCCGCACCGAAACTCATCACCAAAGAGATGGTCGATTCGATGAAAGCCGGCTCGGTGATTGTAGACTTGGCTGCTGCGACCGGTGGTAACTGCGAATATACCGTACCGGGCGAACTGTCCGTGACCGCCTCCGGGGTGAAAGTGATTGGTTACACCGACCTGCCGGGTCGTCTGCCAACCCAATCTTCGCAACTGTATGCGACTAACCTGGTGAACCTGTCGAAACTGTTGTGCAAAGAGAAAGACGGCAATATCAACCTCGACTTTGACGATGTCGTCCTGCGCAACATGACTGTGGTGCATCAAGGTGAAGTGACCTTCCCGCCACCGGCGATCAGTGTCTCTGCGGCGCCGAAACAGGAAGCCGCGAAACCGGCGGCGAAGAAAGCCGAAGAGAAGAAACCGTCCAAGCTGAAATACTGGCTGGGTGCGCTGGGTTTGGTGCTGTTTGGTATGGCGGGTCATGCGGCGCCGCCGGAGTTCCTGTCACACTTTACCGTGTTTGTGCTGGCCTGTGTGGTCGGTTACTACGTGGTGTGGAATGTGACGCACTCACTGCATACGCCACTGATGTCCGTAACCAATGCGATTTCCGGCATCATCGTGGTAGGGGCGCTGTTGCAGATTGGCAGTGATTCCGGTCTGGTCAAAGGGCTGGCGTTCTTTGCCGTACTGATTGCCACTATCAACATCGTCGGTGGTTTCACCGTCACCCAGCGTATGCTGAAGATGTTCCGTAAAGGTTAA
- a CDS encoding RnfH family protein, with amino-acid sequence MKISVAHARGAKGNWYQLDLPEPVTAAEALRASPLFQQYPDLDLTTHKIGVFGKICTAETPLKEGDRVEIYLPIQRQASADDEDDEDDED; translated from the coding sequence ATGAAAATCAGTGTCGCACATGCTCGGGGCGCCAAAGGTAACTGGTATCAGCTCGATTTACCGGAGCCAGTTACTGCAGCAGAAGCTCTGCGGGCCTCCCCCTTATTCCAACAATATCCGGATCTCGATCTAACGACCCACAAAATCGGAGTATTCGGTAAAATCTGTACGGCTGAGACGCCATTAAAAGAAGGCGACCGAGTCGAAATTTATCTGCCGATCCAACGTCAGGCATCCGCTGATGATGAAGATGATGAAGATGATGAGGACTAA
- the rsxG gene encoding electron transport complex subunit RsxG — protein MSSQAIPLRDQPYMQALRLGVFTLLVCLLVSSIASMTKEPIKKRQLEDTQNMLSQVFPANLYDNHISKEEYTLTLDGKPVHFFLGRKNGVPSGVVLFADATGYSGAINMLLGIDANGVLTGVRVTNHKETPGLGDLIEPSKSKWIFSFDGKSLDNTSQKNWHVKKDGGEFDSFTGATITPRGVVKGVYEGLTLFARHKAEILGVKQGAKS, from the coding sequence ATGAGTTCTCAGGCAATTCCATTACGTGATCAACCCTATATGCAGGCGCTGCGCTTAGGCGTGTTTACCCTGCTGGTTTGTCTGCTGGTCTCCAGCATCGCATCGATGACCAAAGAGCCCATCAAGAAGCGTCAGCTGGAAGATACCCAAAATATGCTCTCTCAGGTATTTCCGGCCAATTTGTATGACAACCACATCAGCAAGGAAGAGTACACCCTGACATTGGATGGTAAGCCGGTGCATTTTTTCCTTGGCCGCAAGAACGGTGTACCCAGTGGGGTTGTACTGTTTGCCGATGCAACCGGCTATTCCGGCGCCATTAACATGCTGCTCGGTATCGATGCCAACGGTGTGCTCACCGGTGTGCGCGTCACCAACCATAAAGAAACACCGGGTCTTGGCGATCTGATTGAACCGAGCAAGAGCAAATGGATTTTCAGTTTTGACGGCAAATCCCTCGACAACACCTCGCAGAAAAACTGGCATGTGAAGAAAGACGGTGGTGAATTCGATTCTTTCACCGGTGCCACCATTACGCCGCGTGGTGTAGTGAAAGGGGTTTATGAAGGACTGACATTGTTTGCCCGCCACAAGGCTGAAATTTTGGGCGTAAAGCAGGGAGCTAAATCATGA
- a CDS encoding flavodoxin, with amino-acid sequence MAKVGIFFGSDTGKTRKVAKLIQDAFASDEVAAPVNINKAGIDDLLAYDYLILGTPTLGDGALPGLDADCQAESWAEFVPELEAADLSGKKVALFGLGDQASYGDAFVDALGELYDIVSEAGASVVGFWPNEGYEFNSSNALDGDDFVGLVIDQDNQSSMTAERVKTWVAALKSEFAL; translated from the coding sequence ATGGCTAAAGTCGGCATTTTCTTCGGTAGCGACACAGGTAAAACCCGCAAGGTAGCAAAACTGATCCAAGACGCATTTGCCAGTGATGAAGTGGCAGCACCCGTGAATATTAACAAGGCTGGCATCGATGATCTGTTGGCCTATGATTACCTGATTCTCGGCACCCCAACACTGGGGGATGGTGCCTTACCGGGTCTGGATGCTGACTGTCAGGCTGAAAGCTGGGCTGAATTTGTGCCAGAGTTGGAAGCGGCTGACCTGAGCGGCAAAAAAGTCGCCTTGTTTGGTCTGGGCGATCAAGCCAGCTACGGTGATGCCTTTGTGGATGCACTCGGTGAGTTATATGACATCGTTTCTGAAGCCGGCGCGTCTGTGGTGGGTTTCTGGCCTAATGAAGGTTATGAATTTAACAGCTCGAATGCGCTCGATGGTGATGACTTTGTCGGTCTGGTCATCGATCAAGACAACCAATCCAGCATGACCGCAGAACGGGTCAAAACCTGGGTTGCTGCACTGAAATCTGAATTCGCGCTCTGA
- the nifW gene encoding nitrogenase-stabilizing/protective protein NifW: MDWFTSLDGVDELETAEAFLDYFGIPYEAAQVRSKRLHIMHHFNQKIKTAKADRCLNEQDRFLLAKTLLADSYQAFHHQDVKEHSTLGVYSRLTPSFVALTQLQEVCL; this comes from the coding sequence ATGGATTGGTTTACCTCACTGGATGGTGTTGACGAGTTAGAGACTGCCGAAGCCTTTCTGGATTATTTCGGTATTCCCTATGAAGCGGCCCAGGTTCGCAGTAAACGGCTGCACATCATGCATCATTTCAATCAGAAGATTAAAACAGCCAAGGCGGATCGTTGCCTGAATGAACAGGATCGTTTCCTGCTGGCGAAAACCTTGCTGGCCGATAGCTATCAGGCATTTCATCATCAGGATGTCAAAGAGCATTCCACCTTGGGCGTGTACAGTCGGTTAACACCGAGTTTTGTTGCCCTGACGCAGTTACAGGAGGTATGCCTGTGA
- a CDS encoding electron transport complex subunit E: MSNIEPRYSDIFADGVWRNNVTFVQILGLCPLMAITTTATNGLGIGVLTMMVMTGANLIVSLLRKMTPNQIRIPIFIVIIAFLVTLLDLTMNAWMHDLHKVLGLFIPLIVANCAPLGRTEAFAMKNKPLAAALDGFATGIGFTIGVTSVGAVREIIGSGTLFSGASLLLGPHFKFMEMHVLPGYHGFLLMLLPPGGFVVMGILLAAIRLRKRLFSKQESPAIAGKTATAGGCH, from the coding sequence ATGAGTAATATAGAACCTCGTTATTCTGACATCTTTGCCGATGGTGTCTGGCGCAACAACGTCACCTTTGTCCAGATCCTCGGGCTATGCCCGCTGATGGCCATCACCACCACGGCAACGAATGGCTTGGGCATTGGCGTTTTAACCATGATGGTAATGACCGGTGCCAATCTAATAGTGTCGCTGTTGCGCAAGATGACACCGAATCAGATCCGTATTCCGATCTTCATTGTGATCATCGCTTTTCTGGTGACACTGCTCGATCTGACCATGAATGCCTGGATGCACGATTTACACAAGGTACTGGGGTTATTCATTCCACTGATCGTCGCTAACTGTGCCCCTCTCGGGCGAACCGAAGCGTTTGCCATGAAGAACAAACCTCTTGCGGCCGCACTGGATGGTTTCGCCACCGGAATAGGTTTTACCATCGGGGTAACCAGTGTTGGTGCTGTTCGTGAAATCATCGGTAGCGGCACCCTGTTCTCCGGTGCATCACTGCTGCTCGGCCCCCATTTCAAGTTTATGGAAATGCATGTACTGCCGGGCTACCACGGTTTCCTGCTGATGCTGTTACCTCCAGGAGGCTTTGTGGTGATGGGTATTCTGCTCGCCGCCATTCGCCTGCGCAAACGTCTGTTCAGCAAGCAAGAGAGCCCGGCGATAGCCGGAAAAACAGCCACCGCCGGAGGATGCCATTAA
- the nifM gene encoding nitrogen fixation protein NifM, with translation MLNWQAYPKLKLATQHFGKVPADLSAEEATRLETMLTHQLAMEERILEYAAQAEMTVTAADLNVALDEVKKAYPDEEAWKASMATVKLDLPSLKEALRRELLVSQVMDKVVENIKPLTEEAAKAWYLDHPRQFLQPERRMARHILITIDEENPDNYEETAYARLQTLRGQLIQTPGKFAELAMRYSECPTAVNEGKIGLVKQGQLYPELDAALFQLPERGFSKILRSPMGFHLLWCEKIHAAAPMPLDEAIPKIIAAQLDHAKKKLQKQWLNWLMQQEA, from the coding sequence ATGCTGAACTGGCAAGCCTATCCTAAATTAAAACTGGCAACGCAGCACTTCGGTAAAGTGCCGGCTGACTTGTCGGCGGAAGAAGCAACACGGTTAGAAACCATGCTGACGCATCAGCTAGCCATGGAAGAACGGATCCTGGAGTATGCCGCACAGGCCGAGATGACGGTGACGGCGGCTGATCTGAACGTTGCTTTGGACGAGGTAAAGAAAGCCTATCCGGATGAAGAGGCCTGGAAAGCCTCAATGGCGACGGTGAAGCTGGATTTACCCAGCCTGAAAGAGGCATTACGCCGTGAATTGCTGGTGTCTCAGGTGATGGATAAGGTGGTCGAGAATATCAAACCGCTGACGGAAGAGGCCGCGAAAGCCTGGTATCTGGACCATCCGCGCCAGTTTTTGCAGCCCGAACGTCGGATGGCACGACACATTCTGATTACGATTGATGAAGAGAATCCCGACAATTATGAAGAGACCGCATATGCACGTTTGCAGACACTGCGTGGGCAACTGATCCAGACGCCGGGAAAATTTGCCGAGCTGGCGATGCGGTATTCGGAATGTCCGACGGCAGTCAATGAAGGCAAGATTGGTCTGGTCAAGCAGGGCCAGCTTTATCCGGAACTGGATGCTGCGTTGTTTCAGTTACCGGAACGGGGGTTTAGCAAGATCCTGCGTAGCCCGATGGGATTTCATCTGTTGTGGTGTGAAAAAATTCATGCGGCAGCACCCATGCCATTAGACGAAGCGATACCGAAAATCATTGCCGCGCAACTGGATCATGCGAAGAAAAAGCTTCAGAAACAGTGGCTGAATTGGTTAATGCAACAGGAGGCCTAG
- the yjeH gene encoding L-methionine/branched-chain amino acid transporter: MSHLKQHIGLWQGTGLLVSTLLGSGVFIVPAMTASLAGRWSLLAWALMGILILPIVFTFASLGKRYPDAGGTAFYVEQAFGERAADAISWLFLSVILIGPPVVIITATGYLCQTFGLPQSQQGFWQLMLLGSMLLLNLLNRKTATWIQSFISFGICTTLLLVIGLYLYAHPVSLPPTPFSLPTLAQATALIFWCFVGVEAIAHLSGEFHHPERDFPRVVMLGVVIALILYLCLSTVLLSSGFYGNEAQNLTSVIQLMSSLTGHAGHLLVGLFGLMTCYIGVNTYITSFSRLFYSMAERGQIHGWAGKLNRFGAPAMGLYFTCGLIAITLVMRLCVHLPLDGLIGYSNGVFVLIYLAASLSGLKLLTGRGRWLAIIATGVCLLVAASLALHTLYALAVLAACMLHKRQVHNL; the protein is encoded by the coding sequence ATGTCTCATCTGAAGCAACATATTGGCCTATGGCAAGGCACGGGTTTGCTGGTATCTACTCTATTGGGTTCCGGCGTATTTATTGTTCCGGCAATGACAGCGAGTCTGGCCGGGCGGTGGTCACTGCTGGCCTGGGCGCTGATGGGAATATTGATCCTGCCCATCGTGTTTACCTTTGCGTCACTGGGCAAGCGCTATCCTGATGCTGGTGGCACTGCATTTTATGTCGAACAAGCTTTTGGGGAACGAGCCGCCGATGCGATCAGCTGGCTTTTTCTCTCAGTGATCCTGATCGGGCCGCCAGTGGTGATCATTACCGCGACCGGTTACCTCTGCCAGACATTTGGCTTGCCGCAAAGCCAGCAAGGATTCTGGCAACTGATGCTGCTGGGCAGCATGCTCTTGCTGAATTTGCTTAACCGAAAAACCGCCACCTGGATCCAGAGTTTTATCAGTTTCGGTATCTGCACGACCCTGCTGCTGGTGATCGGCCTTTATCTGTATGCTCATCCGGTTTCACTGCCGCCGACCCCGTTTTCTCTACCGACACTGGCACAGGCAACCGCATTGATTTTCTGGTGTTTTGTCGGTGTCGAGGCCATTGCGCATCTGAGCGGCGAGTTTCACCATCCGGAACGGGATTTTCCCCGCGTCGTGATGCTGGGTGTGGTGATCGCCCTGATCCTCTATCTTTGCCTGAGCACCGTTCTGCTCTCTTCCGGCTTTTATGGCAATGAGGCGCAAAACCTGACATCGGTGATACAACTGATGAGCTCCCTGACCGGCCACGCGGGTCATCTGCTGGTTGGCTTGTTTGGCCTGATGACCTGTTATATTGGTGTGAATACCTACATTACCAGCTTCTCCCGTCTGTTTTACAGCATGGCGGAACGAGGACAGATCCACGGTTGGGCGGGAAAACTCAACCGTTTCGGAGCGCCGGCTATGGGTCTGTACTTTACCTGCGGGCTGATCGCGATCACCCTCGTCATGCGTCTGTGCGTCCATTTACCGCTGGATGGTCTGATCGGTTATTCCAACGGGGTGTTTGTGCTGATCTATCTGGCCGCATCATTATCCGGCCTAAAATTGCTCACCGGACGTGGACGCTGGCTGGCCATCATTGCCACCGGCGTTTGTCTTCTGGTTGCAGCATCGCTGGCCTTGCACACCCTATATGCACTGGCGGTATTGGCAGCCTGTATGCTGCATAAAAGGCAAGTTCACAACTTATGA
- a CDS encoding metallophosphoesterase, which produces MTISTTLWFVYRGMMYCGLSGLLLTLIPHMRLHKRALQLYWLLNLLIMGSWYASQFSTTNWLVVSTLPRWIIALWLNANMAYAALGVGFLVLSMLLRLLRRRSHHLFWRQPNPLLISTACMLSAFGVYEAMSPPLLRQYDVYLDQLPPALNGMKIAQITDSHIGDFVSSDDLKTAVKRLNAEKPDLLVMTGDLLDDERQLPSAFSALAQSNAPLGVIAILGNHEKYHGLDVILKKYQSAELQQHIRLLVDESLPLRYHETEFQIVGVDYPLPANSRRKMAETAELDYMQRSAAKAFRAVNQQEWILCLTHHPDFFDLAAANHASLSLAGHTHGGQVLPLGYTVGKLWFHYLKGWYQRAPSQLYVSTGMGHVWPYRLGVPTEITTFTLHPRIDTK; this is translated from the coding sequence ATGACGATCAGTACCACTCTCTGGTTCGTTTACCGCGGCATGATGTATTGCGGTCTGTCCGGGCTATTGTTGACCCTGATCCCGCATATGCGGCTGCACAAACGGGCGCTTCAGCTTTATTGGCTTCTGAATCTGCTGATTATGGGAAGCTGGTATGCCTCTCAATTTTCAACCACCAACTGGCTGGTGGTTTCAACGTTGCCGCGCTGGATCATTGCTCTGTGGCTGAACGCCAACATGGCTTATGCCGCCTTAGGCGTCGGTTTTCTGGTGCTCAGCATGCTGTTGCGTTTGCTACGGCGCAGGTCTCATCATCTGTTCTGGCGGCAGCCTAATCCGTTGTTGATCTCGACCGCCTGCATGCTGTCCGCATTCGGGGTTTATGAGGCCATGTCGCCTCCGTTGCTGCGTCAATATGATGTTTATCTCGATCAACTGCCACCCGCGCTGAATGGCATGAAGATCGCGCAGATCACCGACAGCCATATCGGCGATTTTGTCAGTAGTGACGATCTGAAAACCGCCGTTAAGCGGCTCAATGCTGAAAAACCGGATCTGCTGGTGATGACCGGAGATTTACTGGATGACGAGCGACAGTTACCGAGCGCCTTCTCCGCGCTGGCACAAAGCAATGCCCCTTTGGGGGTGATCGCGATTCTGGGCAATCATGAAAAATATCATGGCCTCGATGTGATCTTGAAAAAATACCAAAGCGCCGAGTTACAACAGCACATCCGTCTGCTGGTCGATGAAAGCTTGCCGCTACGTTATCACGAGACTGAATTTCAGATAGTGGGGGTTGATTACCCGCTACCGGCGAACAGCCGGCGCAAAATGGCAGAAACCGCCGAGCTGGATTACATGCAACGTTCCGCTGCCAAGGCGTTCCGTGCCGTAAATCAGCAGGAATGGATCCTCTGTCTGACACATCATCCGGATTTTTTTGATCTGGCTGCCGCGAATCACGCCAGTCTCAGTCTGGCCGGACACACACACGGCGGGCAAGTGCTGCCGCTTGGTTATACCGTGGGTAAACTCTGGTTCCACTACCTGAAAGGCTGGTATCAACGTGCTCCTAGCCAGTTATATGTCTCTACCGGCATGGGTCATGTCTGGCCCTATCGACTGGGTGTTCCAACCGAGATCACGACCTTTACGCTGCACCCCAGAATAGACACAAAGTGA
- a CDS encoding nitrogen fixation protein NifZ, translating into MKPEYEYGEVVRVVRNIRDDGTFPGKQRGDLIVRKGSTGYVRDVGVFLQDQLIYQVHFIDEDLIVGCRSQELISADEPWVESEFEFGDWIRAANHLAIKGEIIAEAGTEGQVMSVRRDLDPILYEVLFRDRMLLVPASAICWPPEAERTEEAIC; encoded by the coding sequence GTGAAACCTGAATATGAATATGGTGAAGTGGTGCGTGTCGTCCGTAATATTCGGGATGATGGCACATTCCCCGGCAAACAACGCGGTGACCTGATCGTGCGCAAGGGCAGTACCGGCTATGTGCGGGATGTGGGTGTGTTTTTGCAAGATCAATTGATCTATCAGGTGCATTTTATTGACGAAGATCTGATCGTCGGCTGTCGCAGTCAGGAGCTGATTTCTGCAGATGAACCCTGGGTCGAGAGCGAATTTGAATTCGGTGACTGGATCCGGGCGGCAAATCATTTAGCTATCAAGGGCGAAATCATTGCCGAAGCCGGAACGGAAGGTCAGGTGATGTCGGTGCGTCGTGATTTAGACCCCATCCTCTATGAAGTGTTGTTCCGTGACCGGATGTTGCTGGTTCCGGCTTCCGCCATCTGCTGGCCGCCGGAGGCGGAACGAACGGAGGAGGCGATATGCTGA